GAAGAACACATGAATACACTTTGGGTGGATAATCGGCTAACCACAGCTTGTCGAGACGGGCATACGCTCATATATGACGAGTTCACGCGATCCAGGCCGGAAGCGAACAATGCTCTTTTGAGCGTCCTGGAAGAGAAAATCTTAAATCTGCCAGATCTGCGCCGAGCAGGACAGGGGTACATGGAAGTGCATCCGGAATTCCGCGCCATCTTCACTTCTAATCCAGAAGAGTACGCCGGTGTTCACAAAACCCAGGATGCCCTCGTGGACCGTCTGATCACGATCCATGTGGACCACCTCGATCGGGAATCCGAGATTCGGATTACTATGGCAAAATCAGGCCTTGACCGCTCCGATGCGGAAACAATCGTGGAGATTATAAGGAACCTACGAAATGTTGGTGTTAATAACCACCGGCCTACTATTCGGTCCTGCATTGCCCTCGGGCGTATACTCAGCCATCTCGGTGGCCATGCCCGGATAGACGACCCCGTGTTCCTACGAGTCTGTCGTGACGTCCTAAATATGGATACGGCAAAGGTCACCCGAGGAGGCGAGTCCCTTATACGGGAAAAGCTGGAGACCATCGTGAAGAAAGTATGCAAGGACACGAAGTAGCCCGCGGCTCACTTGATGCCCCGGCGGGCTGTCATCCATCGAAGGACGTGCGAAAGACGGTCTTCCCGTTCCTAAACGGAATTGTGACAGCCGTTGCCTTTATCGGAAAAGAAAGGAATCGAAAAGCACATGGCTATCCCACAAAAAACCATACGAGGCGTCCAGGACATCCGAACTCATACCAGAGCAGCCGCTTCCGCATTTCAGGCGCACGAGGCCTACATGAGACTCTCGTGTTTGGAGATGGAAAAGGCACGGCGAGGCAAGGAGAGGGAAAGCGCAATGCGCCGTGTGGACCTCATTGACGCACGGTTCAAGGAAATCGAGGGAGAAAAAGCAGAGCTTCTCCAGACCTTGGGCCAACGAGAGGGGTTGAATGGTAGGAGGACGCTTGCCCCATGTCGCCAGGTGGAAGGGGTCAAGATTCGGTACTAGTGTTCTTGATTTCACCACTTCACCCATCTGCAAGGGATCAACTTGCTTCAGGTTTTCCTGCCTCAAAGTTGGAACATTATTTGCATAGAACAATGATCATCATCTTGTTCTATTTCTGCTTTGTTATCAAACCACGCATCCGACTCGAAAGGAAAGCGTTTAGCCATGGCTAGCAAAACATCAAATAATACGGGAAGATACCTGTATGCCATAGTGGCCGCTTCAGAGACGCATAACTACGGCACCATCGGCATGGATGATAGCGCCGTCTATACCATCTCTGAGGGGGGGGTGTCAGCCGTAGTCAGTAATGTTCCCAACCAAAAGATGAGGCCGGAACGCCGTCATCTGGCAGCCCACCAGGCAGTACTGAGGCGGCTGATGAAAGAGATCACTCCGCTGCCCATGTCTTTTGGCATCATTGCGGAGGGAGACAAAGCGATTACAAGAATCCTCAGCGCTAATCAAGAAGTATTCCTCAAGGAACTTCGTCGTGTGGCTGACAAGGTCGAAATGGGACTGCGCGTCACATGGGACGTGCCGAACATCTTTGAATACTTTATTCAGACCCATCCGGAGTTGAGGACCGCACGGGATCGATGCTTTGGCACCCATCGAGAACCCAGCCATGAAGAAAAACTTGAGGTGGGACGGATGTTTGAGCGTATGCTCAATGAAGATCGAGAGGCATACACTGAAAAGGTCGAACAGATCCTTTCCGAGTACTGTTTTGAGATCAAACTCAACAAAAGCAGTAAAGAACGAGAAGTGATGAATCTGGCCTGCCTTGTGGGACGAAAGGCGCAATCCCAGTTTGAAGAAGGTGTATTCGAAGCGGCCAAGCTTTTTGATAATAGCTTTGCGTTTGACTACAATGGCCCTTGGACGCCTCATAACTTTGTCCACATAGAACTGGCGCTTTGACGACCGAAAAGCAGTAGGAGAACAAGATGTTCATCGTAGACAATATCTTGCTTTTCCCAGTTCACGGTTTTTTTTGGATCTTGCGTGAAATACATAACGCCGCGCAACAAGAAGTAGTCAATGAGGCAGATGCCATCACTATGGAACTGAGCGAACTCTATATGATGCTGGAGACAGAAAAAATCACTGAAGATGAATTTGATGCCCGAGAAAAGACACTTCTGGACCGTCTGGACGAGATACAAGGACACGGTGATTCCATTGGGGCAAACCCATCGGACTAGTAAGTAGTTCGACGCCAAGAGGTGTGACAAACGGAAAACCTGAGATGGGCGTAGCAACTCCGTCTTTTCTTATCGACAAGGGGCTTGAACTCCTCCTTTTTGGCGGAAAAGGCGGCGTGGGTAAGACAACTTGTGCCGCTGCTTCTGCTATCCGCCTTGCCAATGCGTTTCCAAAGGATCCTATCCTCCTCGTTTCAACCGACCCCGCCCACTCCCTCCACGATAGCCTGGCGAACCTTTCCCCCCCACATAATCTGAAGACCGTGGAACTGGACGCACAGGCTTGTCTTGAGACGTTTAACCATAATCACAGGGAGACACTCCGGCAGATTGCGTTGCGTGGAACGTTTCTGGACGACGAGGATATCAGCCAATTCCTGGATCTCTCACTGCCCGGCCTTGACGAACTCATGGCCTTTCTGGAGATCTCCAAATGGGTGGATCATAAAAAGTACCGGCGCATTGTCGTCGATACCGCCCCGACCGGCCATACCCTGCGCCTTCTGGCCATGCCGGATCTGATCCGCAAATGGCTGGACGCCATTGACGCCTTATTGGGTAAGCACCGCTACATGAGGCAGCTCTTTAGCGGTTCCTGTCGTCGCGACGAACTGGATGCATTCCTTCTGGAGTTCTCAGAGTTGATCGAAACCGCAGAAGGGCTGTTGACCGATCCTCTGCGTTGTCGCTTCGTGCCCGTTATGCTTGCAGAAACATTGAGTATTCAAGAGACGTTGACGCTAATCAAGGAATTGGAACGGTTGAAGGTCCCAGCCACCGATGTCATTGTGAACAAGCTTTATCCAGAGCAGACATGCCCCACGTGTGCCGATGGACGTATCCGCCAATTGAGGGAATTGGGCCGCTTTCCTCAAGCATTGTTGGAACGCTCACTATGGGGGCTCCCTATCTATCCGGAGGAGGTCCGAGGGGGGGAAGCTTTAGAAAGTTTCTGGGACGGCGTTACGGCACTCGACACCAAGCCATCTAAGCATGAACAAGTCAGCCTGCATTCAAAAGATCTGACTCCAATTGTTGAATTCCCCGCACATCCCCCCTCTCCAGAGCAAAACATGCTCCTGTTTGCCGGGAAAGGAGGTGTGGGCAAGACGACACTGGCCTGCGCCACTGCCGTTTTCATGGCCCGATCTCTTGGCGACAGAGAGATTTTTCTCTTTTCAACAGACCCTGCACATTCCTTGTCCGTCTGTCTGGACGTTCAAATCGGCCCCCAGCCCACTACCGTGATCCCGGGTTTGACGGCCATGGAAATCGATGCCCAGGCTGAGTTCGAAGGTTTTAAAAGCGACTATGCAGAGGAGTTAGAACGATTCCTGGATGGCATCTCACAGAATCTTGATCTTGCTTTTGACCGTGAGGTCATGGAACGTATCATCGATCTTTCACCACCAGGCCTGGATGAGGTCATGGCCCTCACCCTGGCCGTGGAGTTTCTTGCGGAGGGCAAATATGACGTTCTCATTCTTGACTCTGCCCCCACAGGGCATCTTGTCAGGCTCCTGGAGACTCCCGAACTCATCACCGAGTGGCTCAAGGTTTTTTTTAATCTTTTTCTGAAATACAAGCACGTGTTCCGACTACCCAAGATCTCTCAACGACTTGTGCAGATGTCTAAAGACCTGAAACAACTCAGATCCCTTCTGAGGGATCGACATCGGTCGGCATTATTCGCGGTTGCCATTTCAACCGAGATGGCATTGGAAGAGACCAAGGATTTGGTTAAAGCTTGTGAGAGGATCGGCATTCATGTGCCGGCCCTTTTTCTCAACCTGGCCACACCTGCCGGCCAGTGCCCTTTGTGTTCCGCCCTTAGCCGACACGAATCAAAAGTCAGGGACAAATTCGAATACACCTTCTCCAAGATGCATCATACGGTGATCTATCGCCGGGGTGACCCAAGGGGCCTTCGGCGACTGGGGAACCTGGGAGAAGCCTTGTTCAATAACGTATAAGGCAAAATGAATGACCCTACAGCTTGCAGCAGGGTCATTCATTTTGAAAAACATAATATTTTCTCCTTCTAACACCATAGTTGGAACGATTCTGGCATGGAATAAGCCACGGAGACCTGACAAAACAGACAGACGTAAAGTGGACGGAGTCATGATGCCTGATATCCCACTGGATGAAGCGGAACACATTTCCCTTTGTGAAGCCCTGGATCGCATTCTGAACAAGGGGGCCGTTATCTCCGGCCAAGTCAGCATCTCAGTGGCTAATGTGGACCTAATCTACTTGGCCCTGAACGTCATGCTCACGTCCATTGAAACAGCCCGGGAAGTTATGGCAAACGATTTTTGTAGGCGTGTTCCCGTAAATCTGGGGATGAAATGCACGTCAAGTATAGATGCCGAACATGGAGATCGACCATGAACTCGGATTGCCGACCTGAGGTCGAATCAGAAGCCATGAGCGATTTTCTCAGGGTCATGCAAAGTGATGCGGCTTCGGCAGCTTACCCCTGTTCTGGCGAATCTTTGCAGGGAGGCCGCATCAACCTCAATCCGGACAATGTAAAAAACGGACTGGCTCAACTCGTCCTGACGCTGGTCAAACTCCTGCATGAACTCCTTGAGCGTCAGGCGATCCGGCGCATCGATGCTGGATCTCTGAGCGACCAAGAGATTGAAGGCGTTGGCGTAACATTGATGAGGCAAGCAGAAGAGCTTGAAAGGCTTCGAAAGGCCTTCAGCCTGGAAGAAGAGGATCTCAATATGGACCTTGGGCCACTGGGAAAGCTTTTATAAGGGGGACTAACATGGCCATACAACGTGCCGCACAGCATTCGGTTGAAAGCACCAACATTGCAGACCTGCTCGAACGTGTCTTGGACAAAGGCATCGTCGTGGCTGGTGATATCAAGATCAGTCTTGTGGACATCGAACTTTTGACCATCCAGCTCCGCCTGGTAATCTGCTCTGTAGATAAGGCCAAAGAGATGGGCATGGACTGGTGGGTGAATAATCCCGCATTCACCAAGGAGATTCCTCACGAAAACACAACCGATTCACTGGCAAAAATAGAGGATCGGCTTTCGAAACTGGAATCATCTATCGCCGCTGAAGCAAGTCAAACACACTAGTCGGGATTAAGCGAAAAAACTGATTTGTGTAATCGCAAGGGAAGCGAAAGTTGATAACGATCTGTAGTCTTTAATGTCACCACCGAGTTTTAAATCCAGCTTATCCTAGCTCTAAGAACACGTTGAAGTTACTTGTCGAGATGACATAACGATTGAATGTCAGATGACATATTGTGTTGAGAAAAAAGTGGATCAAAAGGATGCATGAGGAGTTGCAACTCGTAAATGACAGCCAGGGCAACCCGGTGGACATTGAAGGCCACAGGACAGACATTCCCTCGCTCAAACTCGCCCGGAAGGAGCTGGAAGAAAGCGAGCGGAGGTATCGAGGTATCACCGAGGCGATCACAGACTACGTGTACACCGTTCGTGTAAAGAACGGGTATGCCGTGGAAACGATCCACAGCCCTGCATGTAAAGCCGTAACTGGATATTCCCCCGAGGAGTATGCATTTGATCCCTATCTGTGGCTTCACATGGTCCATGAAGAAGATCGTGAGGCCGTCCAAGAGCAGACCAGGCGAGTGCTTTTAGGGCAAGAAGCTCCGCCCCTTGAACATCGGATCTATCGAAAAGACGGATCGATGGGGTGTGTAAAAAACACATTCGTTTCTCATTACGACTCAGACGGGAATCTCATCTCATACGATGGCTTGACTGCCGATATTCATGAACGCAAAATCGTAGAGGAAGCGCTACGCCAGTCAGAACAAGAGCTGGCTATCCGAAATCAGATCGCACAGATCTTCCTCACTGTCTCCGACGAAGAAGTATACGCAGAATCTTTACGGGTTATTTTGGATGCTACGGAAAGCGAGAACGGATATTTCGAATATATAGATGAAAGTGGGGCTCTCGTGTGCCAGTCTATGACCACAAATGTTTGGGACCAGTGTCAGATTCCTGATAAAGACATCGTGTTTCCCCGCCAGGCGTGGTGCGGTATTTGGGGCCAGTCCCTCATAGAGAAAAAGGTGTTATGTTCGAACGAACCGTTGGCCGTGCCTGAGGGACATATCCCTATGCAAAGAGTGCTAATAGTGCCTTTCTTACATCACGAGAAACTTATCGGGCAAATTGGAGTCGCCAATAAGGCCACGGACTATAATGAGTCGGACTTCCAGTTGCTGGAAGCCATTGCGTTCCATATAGCTCCAATCTTACATGCAAGACTGGATAGAGACAGAGAAAACGCCGAGCGCAAGTGTGCAGAGGATGCATTACACAAAATAACACTTGAACTTTCAAAGCGGGTAAAGGAACTGACGTGCTTATATTCCATTTCTCGCTTTATAGAGGATCCGAATATTCCACTGGAAGAAACAATTCAGAGAATAACGGATGTCATCCCCTCTGCTTACAAATATCCGGAGATTACCTGTGCAAGAATCATAGTAGGGAATGAGGAATTTAGAACAAAACATTTCAGAGAAACTACCTGGAAACAGGCCCAAGACATCCTTGTCGATCATGAGCTTGTTGGCCGACTGGAAGTTTGTTATCTGAAGGAAAAACCAGAAGAGGAAGAGGGGCCGTTCCTTAAGGAAGAAAAAACCTTATTGGAGGGAATTGCTAACAAATTGGGAGGCGCCATCCAGGCCAAACGGATGGAGGCTGCGGTAAAGTGGTTGGCTGCGTTTCCTAACGAAAATCCGAACATAGTGCTACGAGTCATGCGTGATGGCGTTATCATCTATGCCAACGACGCCAGCATGGCTTTGTTGAGAACTTGGGGTTGTGAAGTAGGACAACTCTTACCCGAGAAGTGGCGTAAAATTGTACTGGATATTATGCGCTCCGGCTTACGTAGATCCGCTGTGGTCTGGTGTGCTGATTTGGCGTTCTCTTTAACCTTTACACCAATTATGGAAGCGGGGTACGTCAACATATATGGATTCGATATTACCGATCTCAAGCGAGCAGAGGAAGAAAGGCGAAACCTGCTAGCCCAACTCCAACAAGCCTACAAGATGGAAGCCATT
This genomic interval from Deltaproteobacteria bacterium contains the following:
- the gvpN gene encoding gas vesicle protein GvpN; translation: MATNDSTLRVVSDRTVRLSPSDDNVSAEPSDEFVNTTYVQDITERALVYLAIGYAVHFAGRAGTGKTTLAFHVAAQLGRPIVLIHGDNEFGSSDLVGRDSGYRKYKVVDNFIHSVLKSEEHMNTLWVDNRLTTACRDGHTLIYDEFTRSRPEANNALLSVLEEKILNLPDLRRAGQGYMEVHPEFRAIFTSNPEEYAGVHKTQDALVDRLITIHVDHLDRESEIRITMAKSGLDRSDAETIVEIIRNLRNVGVNNHRPTIRSCIALGRILSHLGGHARIDDPVFLRVCRDVLNMDTAKVTRGGESLIREKLETIVKKVCKDTK
- a CDS encoding GvpL/GvpF family gas vesicle protein, giving the protein MASKTSNNTGRYLYAIVAASETHNYGTIGMDDSAVYTISEGGVSAVVSNVPNQKMRPERRHLAAHQAVLRRLMKEITPLPMSFGIIAEGDKAITRILSANQEVFLKELRRVADKVEMGLRVTWDVPNIFEYFIQTHPELRTARDRCFGTHREPSHEEKLEVGRMFERMLNEDREAYTEKVEQILSEYCFEIKLNKSSKEREVMNLACLVGRKAQSQFEEGVFEAAKLFDNSFAFDYNGPWTPHNFVHIELAL
- a CDS encoding gas vesicle protein GvpG; this translates as MFIVDNILLFPVHGFFWILREIHNAAQQEVVNEADAITMELSELYMMLETEKITEDEFDAREKTLLDRLDEIQGHGDSIGANPSD
- a CDS encoding ArsA family ATPase — encoded protein: MGVATPSFLIDKGLELLLFGGKGGVGKTTCAAASAIRLANAFPKDPILLVSTDPAHSLHDSLANLSPPHNLKTVELDAQACLETFNHNHRETLRQIALRGTFLDDEDISQFLDLSLPGLDELMAFLEISKWVDHKKYRRIVVDTAPTGHTLRLLAMPDLIRKWLDAIDALLGKHRYMRQLFSGSCRRDELDAFLLEFSELIETAEGLLTDPLRCRFVPVMLAETLSIQETLTLIKELERLKVPATDVIVNKLYPEQTCPTCADGRIRQLRELGRFPQALLERSLWGLPIYPEEVRGGEALESFWDGVTALDTKPSKHEQVSLHSKDLTPIVEFPAHPPSPEQNMLLFAGKGGVGKTTLACATAVFMARSLGDREIFLFSTDPAHSLSVCLDVQIGPQPTTVIPGLTAMEIDAQAEFEGFKSDYAEELERFLDGISQNLDLAFDREVMERIIDLSPPGLDEVMALTLAVEFLAEGKYDVLILDSAPTGHLVRLLETPELITEWLKVFFNLFLKYKHVFRLPKISQRLVQMSKDLKQLRSLLRDRHRSALFAVAISTEMALEETKDLVKACERIGIHVPALFLNLATPAGQCPLCSALSRHESKVRDKFEYTFSKMHHTVIYRRGDPRGLRRLGNLGEALFNNV
- a CDS encoding gas vesicle protein; this encodes MMPDIPLDEAEHISLCEALDRILNKGAVISGQVSISVANVDLIYLALNVMLTSIETAREVMANDFCRRVPVNLGMKCTSSIDAEHGDRP
- a CDS encoding gas vesicle protein K, which produces MQSDAASAAYPCSGESLQGGRINLNPDNVKNGLAQLVLTLVKLLHELLERQAIRRIDAGSLSDQEIEGVGVTLMRQAEELERLRKAFSLEEEDLNMDLGPLGKLL
- a CDS encoding gas vesicle protein, giving the protein MAIQRAAQHSVESTNIADLLERVLDKGIVVAGDIKISLVDIELLTIQLRLVICSVDKAKEMGMDWWVNNPAFTKEIPHENTTDSLAKIEDRLSKLESSIAAEASQTH
- a CDS encoding PAS domain-containing protein yields the protein MRKKWIKRMHEELQLVNDSQGNPVDIEGHRTDIPSLKLARKELEESERRYRGITEAITDYVYTVRVKNGYAVETIHSPACKAVTGYSPEEYAFDPYLWLHMVHEEDREAVQEQTRRVLLGQEAPPLEHRIYRKDGSMGCVKNTFVSHYDSDGNLISYDGLTADIHERKIVEEALRQSEQELAIRNQIAQIFLTVSDEEVYAESLRVILDATESENGYFEYIDESGALVCQSMTTNVWDQCQIPDKDIVFPRQAWCGIWGQSLIEKKVLCSNEPLAVPEGHIPMQRVLIVPFLHHEKLIGQIGVANKATDYNESDFQLLEAIAFHIAPILHARLDRDRENAERKCAEDALHKITLELSKRVKELTCLYSISRFIEDPNIPLEETIQRITDVIPSAYKYPEITCARIIVGNEEFRTKHFRETTWKQAQDILVDHELVGRLEVCYLKEKPEEEEGPFLKEEKTLLEGIANKLGGAIQAKRMEAAVKWLAAFPNENPNIVLRVMRDGVIIYANDASMALLRTWGCEVGQLLPEKWRKIVLDIMRSGLRRSAVVWCADLAFSLTFTPIMEAGYVNIYGFDITDLKRAEEERRNLLAQLQQAYKMEAIGTLAGGIAHDFNNVLGIIVGNVELAAGQVSEGNPAQYSLKEARQACMRAKDMVNKFLPSVARKNKSLELS